aaaatggctagtagcccatttttgtctataaatacaagttcttaaACTTGTTTAAGAATGACTTTGATTATTATTACAAgcattttgtgaaaaatatctttcaatccaaaacctaagcactttgcatctTAGTTCTTCATTTCAAGTGCTCAATTCTCTCTTATTCATTtatcttgtgtgaatcattacttgagaaattaagtgtgaggtttgttttgtatttgcaatcagctcatttgaggagcatcatctTGTATAGCattttcttgtaaggttctttatgAACCAAATTTGGTAAAGAATCTTGGTGAACCGAAGGCTCTTGGTAagcgtggtagggatttgttctcaagTGTAGGGTTTGGTTCTCGAGTTGCAAGACATACTCTACCGGTGAAGAagttttatagtggattgtggaatccttggtttggtgctaaggcgtggatgtaggcttggtgttgaaccacattaaaactgttgttaagcttttctctcccAATACTCTTTACTTATGTCTTGTGCTTTTCTCAAGTGTAGGGTTTGGTTCTCGAGTTGCAAGACTTACTCTACCGGTGAAGAagttttatagtggattgtggaatccttggtttggtgctaaggcatggatgtaggcttggtgttgaaccacattaaaactgttgttaagcttttctctcccAATACTCTTTACttatgtcttgtgcttgatttactttgcttatattgtgatataattgcttgaattttgtcaagtattttattttgtagaaaaagcTCAAATATgcaaaaagagtccattcacccccctcccctcttagACTATATACTCCCAGGTGGGATGTTTAACATTAGGCATCAGATTGATCCTCCAAAATACATCCTTAGTCCTCCAAACCCACCTTTTCTTGATTCTCGTAGGTGGTTAAGGTCGTGGTCGATTTGGTTAATCTAGCCAATATTTAGCTGCAACAGTATGTTATCATAATAAAATTCCTTATGTCGTATCATTTAAAATTATTCTATTTTTGTGATTCTCACATACATAATCAAAATTGATTTTCATTTGAAATTAACTTTCCTTATGTATGGAGAGATTTTAAATTTcgatttgtattgaatttaaataagatatactataaaaattgtattgaaatttatctaaatccaTGCAAATCTAAATCCAAGATCCAAAATCTATAatctcaaatatctttttttttttttttttaagaactttCCTTTTTGAAGTTTAAAGGACAAGCCATATCTATAACAAGAGCAGAAGGTGGCAATACGtccaaaagccaaaaccctaaaatgaaataatattatTTAGCTTTGAGATCCTGTAATGAGTTTAGTTAGATCTGTTGACATCCTATACTATGAATCGCCTAAACAAGAAATAAGACTATTTTTAGTaacaaattattttgaaatatatatatatatatatatatatatatatttcacaacATTCTAAAAAAATATGCAAATCCCAAGGCTAGGATGTATATTTTGTGCTGCCATATGAATCTTCCCTCTAGTGAAAATATGTAAAAGAATATTGTTTCATAATTTCAGCTCAAtcaatatattatatttatatttctttgAAAACGAACTATTTTAAGACCTTGTTTGGATAGAATATTTCAAAAcactttgaaaatttaaatcattggAAATTTCCCATTGTTTAAAATTCTTTGTTTTTTGGGCTAGCATCAAAAAGAAATTACAAACTCCCATTTCACAGTTAAACTccaacacccaaaaaaaaaactcaataagAAAGATatccttttaaaatttattgagaTTTAAAAGTTTTATTTGTCATTTGTTAAATTGAATTTCAAATACCTCTTTTAATTCAAATTCTCTATAAAAACATTCAAACCAAATGCACTCTAAAATCACACctcaatatttttgaaaaataaaataaagcatcAAAATATGTACATAAATGCTTTATGCATCTATTTTTTCAAGATAGAttttgtatgaaaaaaaaaaaaactactgcACAAAATGAACATGAAATGTGAAaagtgatttttatttttctaaaaatttcaaCACATCTTTCAATTCATGGCatctatatttgaaaaataataaaaaattttagcaCTATTTACTTGTGagaaatgtttttattttttacttctaatttttaaaaataattacaaaaatgtcacaTTATTTTTCAATCTTTTAAATGCGCATAGAAAAGTAGAAAGCTTACTTTTATTGTTTTCTATATATTTGACTtttttcatgatttttcaaaaattgaaaaacaagatgTGAATTCGCAATTACTTGAAaatctaaaattaaaaaataaaatttgcttTCCCTACTAAACAAATCATTTATTCTCTACCTTTTTAacacaaatcttgaaaaattgaAAGATAAGCTaacacttgtttttttttttgttattctttgaaaaaacaaaaataaaaattaaacaagtccttaatttctaaagaaataaaaattatattaaattatctCCTTCTATGAGCACATGAATTATGGTAGGGTTTCCCAATTCAACTTTCCATAATACAACAAATGACTCGGACAATTGGCTtagaaaaaaagtaaaaaataaaataaaatccattGTCAAgaattaaatttcttttaaatataaacaaatatggaaaacccaaaaatcaatAGCATTTAAAAATTCGTTTATTGagttaatatatatttaaatttaaattttctcaTTTTCAATTCCTAAATTATCAAACAAGAAAGAGtaaatttcttgattttcttcaTGATTTCCAGATTACAGATGGAACCAAGGTTGGCACAATAAATATAACTTGCCTTTTAGGGCATGTGATTGAGATCACAAATTTGGATCTGTGTATATATTTAGACAAAttgtattataaaattatattaaatttattctcAAGCAGCATAAAGTTAAATGCAAATCCTGAAGTCCCAAAGGCTTCCTAAGAAAATACAAGTTGATCAACGACTGGCTTTATAACAACATCAGTCCCATTACTACTCAAAGTGACAATGCAATATATCAAATCTTGTCCTGCCTCCATGCGGCAAGAGGAGTCTAAGTGAATTATTTCTAGGACTTGTTTTTGTATCAAACACAGCAACAGCCTTCAAGAATTTGCCGCCGAACACCACCTTTTCTAGGGGTTTCTTCATCAGAAAACTGAAGCTTGTATGGTGCTCACAATTTCTTGAGGACTTAAGGTACCATCAACCCGAAGTATGCCTTCGGAATCATCAAGCTGAAGCAAGTCTATCTGAGATTGCAAGAGTGCAGCTGGCATGAAATGCAGCCCTTCAGCTGCTCTCTTTTCAAGTCGAGCAGCAAGAACCTTGGCTGGAACATCCAACAAAACAAACTTGACCAAGCTAGTATACTTTCCAAGTTCATAATTAGGGTCAGCAGATCGAAGAATTTCTCGGTATTTCTTCTGGAGGGCAGAACATCCAAGAATCACAACTTTCCCACTGAGTAACTTCTCACGTAATGCATCCCGCAGTGTTTCAAGCCAAGGAATCCGGTCTTCATCCAACAAAGGAATCCCCTTCCCCATCTTCTCTGTCTTATTGTACAAAAAATCATTTCTAGTGAGACTAAATAAACATTAATTCTTTTCAACTGAAATAAAAAAACTACACACACAGCCTTCATatctaaatttatatatatacctttatttGATTTAGGATGAAAGTCATCAGCATCGAGAAAACTAGAATTAGTGGCTCTGGCTAGCAACTCACCTATTGTTCTGTTTGAGTCGCAGATTAATTCCATGAGTATGAGCAGAAATTATGGTGCTGATACCCAAAGGatcattaaaaaagaaaaagaaaaagagaaaaatgtgTTTGATACAGACCAAAATTAAAGTAAATTTCTACAGATATATGCTAAATTATTGACATGAAATTCAAATTCATGCATACGAGTCAACTGTATTCTCAACAATGATGTAACATGTAATAAATTTAGTTTGTTCAAGAATGAAAAAAGTAAAGGGACAGAAGAAAAGGTTAATCAGTAAAACTAAGGTGCTTATATGGGGAAAAAAATCTGTGATATTgctttcccaaacatgcattggTGCCAACAAGAATTGAAACCTCATACTATAAAAATTTATGGAAATTTTGGACTTTTAAGTGGCCTAATCTAAGAAAAATTCAGGgtatgtttggtatcattgttgttttctgttttctgtttttattttcatataatagagaaacaaattatgaaaatatggttctttatttgttaattttctttttctatggTCAGTTTTCAGCTGttcacaaaaaaattgaaaactggATGTTATAATTTCAGTTGTTTCAACAACCAGTCACGACAATATTAAAATATCCAGAATTAACTTCTTTTTAACTTAATCATTCACTTTATACATactttttaaattcaaattaaaatgaaattatcatattagtttaaaatataatcaaattaaacatgtccataaaatttcaaaaaataacaataataataaccatttacaaaatttttctactatttttcaattgtcgtGTACAATAAGATTATTCTTGTAAAGTGAATTATGAAACATAATGATTAAGTAATtataaagatttttatttttattatagtatttctaatttgtattatttttgtatttctatgattttaatcatatttttcaactgttatttgattcaaggacaaaaatttacatttgtttaatcaagtttctaatttgttttagttttataaatattaaccaagcAAGTTGCTAGTTTTCGAAGTATTTGTTTCTGGTTTATCGTTACAatttctagtttttaattttcatttctagttttgttttcataattttttatagtgataccaaacagcccctaATAAGCATTGACATGATCTCCCAACAACTAGTTTCCAAAGAAGAGAAATCCAAACCTATTGGCCATCCTATAAACGATCAATTCCTCATCTGACTACTCTAATGATAAGAAAAGAACTAAATAAAAAGACTTCCTACCTATGTATCGCTATAAATGTAATACATCTAAACATCAGCATGTACACATCCATACATGCATGTGTTTGTATGTGTCTGATGTCACAGGGTGGTAGATATCCAAGGCCACAAGGAACCACCCTTACCTTTATCTACCTAAAGTGTGATGGAGTTACGCCCATGTGGCAACAGAAGACAAAACTACTCCAAGACCTATCCAAACATACTCATCCTTGTCAATTTAAACACTCCAATATTTAACCTAGTGGTCAAGTTCCAAGGCACAACAGCCCTTGTTCCAACTCAAATTGTCATAGAGGAACCATAATTCAAACAATAAGGGAATTGAATTCGCATATTCCCATCACTAAGGGTAACTCTCATCCCATAGCACAATCCTCATAAAAAGGCACTTGCCACGCACCACCCACTAGCCAAAGTTAAGAGAAGTCGCACCATGCACTAATTGAGTTAGACATACAAACAGTCAACATCCCTTGATAATCCAATCAGCTATAAGACGACACCACCCAAAAGCATACCCAAGGGCCAATGTAAGTGTAAGTCTCAACCTCTGGGCCAAGAGTAACACATGACTCCATTCTCCAATGAATAACCTATAGGACTCCAAATCCCAAATGGAAGCCCAAGACACCACTCGAAGATGTCAAGAGCACGCCCTTGTTCACTTAGTACCCAAGAGGATACTGAGGGAGGTAGGCCGCTCCCCTGGTGTTCCCTATAAAAGTAAAGTCTTCATCGCATTTTCGTTCACGTATGAGTACCCAACCGTGGATTTAATGATCATACATTACAATCCAAGAAAACCACCATGATTACTATATGGATCCAGCACAACGTTACAAAGACATCTAGTATGTGCCATATGACATCTCCATAATCGAATTCATGATAACAGGAACACTGTAACCATCCAAGGTTGTCCAATAAGCCATTTGACATGTGTCACGGATACAAGAATGTAGCACTGTGACATCTTCCCCCACTCCATCTTATCAACATCCTCATTGATTAGAACACACATTCGTCTTCTGTAGAAGCTTCCACAAGACCCAAGTAAAAGCTCTTAGAACAACCAAGTTCCTATAACCCATCTCCTCATGGCACACCAATTCATCTCCATTACTAGCAGTAAATCTGAACCCAATCCTCTTTTAGAGACCCTTGTGGAACACATTCTTGAACACAATAAAATCACCATGTCCAAGAATATTGCTCCTACTCATTGGCCATCAACAATCCTATTAACATAAGTTCCCAAAGGTAAAACTCAATCCTCTTAGAACTCAACCTTACTAATCCTTAATAAGGATTTGTATGTCATACTTGTCCTTCAAAGTCCAAACTCCAGCTTCAAATTGAGGAAGATTCATCATCTATTTTACCAAAGCAAAATCCTTCCCCAATGTCAACCTCAACTCTTGAAATCAACCAAAACCCAAATCAGTTCAACTTCAACCTATGGAGCTTAATACCCAAAATTCCATTCTAGTTGTCATTTGACTTCTCAATGTGTTTCTATTACAGTGATTTGAAACCATCACCTAGAGGTTAACAAAACTTCATTTTGCGGTAAAGAAGTCCATTATGAACCCCTCATTCTTCCAAGATTGTACTGATTCATTGTTTTCTTGTCCACATTTTCTCCCCTATAGATAAGGTTCCCACCCCTAATACACCATCAAGGCTCAATTCCAACATTATACTTAAAAGGTAGCTCCACATCTCGAAGACTTTTCAAATATAACAATTTTACAGATCTAAGGTTGTCACCCTAAGTACAACATCAAAGATCAATTACAACATTCCACTCTAAAGATGAGTCACAGCCCTAAAGTCTCAAAATCTCGTTTCCAACATTCAACTCCAAGGATGAGTCTACACCCTAGAGTCTTTGAAAATAAGACCAATCTTGTAATCAAGGGCTCCACATCcctaacttctcaaatcatacccTATATTCTTGTGAATCGCCCAATTCAAATGTCAACCATTCGGTCTACATAGCCAAATAATCATAGAAACAACCTCTCTAAATGTAGAGACAAGAATTTTATGGTAAGCCTTCCACAAACCACTAATAGTGTGGTGTACCTTATGCAAGAGGTTTTGCATTTTTATTTGCCTTAAAAGATCCACAAAAATGAAGCATTTATACATGCAAATCAATTCTTTAGAAATCGTTGAAGTTAAAGAACATTGTGCTTTGGATGAAATTTATTGCAGAACTTTCCTAGGCGAGATTAGAGACGGCTCATTTGGTTCGCAGAGTAACTATTActtggaataagatggaatacagtgaaaattttagaaatttaggTAACGGTTATTCCTTGCATATCAGCTAAGTATCTTTACAATTTAGAAACCAATTGCTTGCATATAGTTGGGTTGTGAGCTCTTTTGGGGCACTGAATTTTGTACACGACTGGTcttaatttaggattttataCTCGAGTGCATACACGTGTCATGTGTGCCTGTGCAGTATCAACCCCCTCCTCATGTCCAAGTCCAAACCAAACTGCACAAAAGAACATGGTACTTAGAGACCAAGACTTGTTTTATAAGCATGTTATGAAACTATGTTAACCAATTATCCTAGAAGTTTAAGATGTTAGGTGCAGATATCCAACTAGACAAATCCATTGCAATTCTTACTCTTTATTGATTTAGGATTAACCAACAACTAGAAAAAAGGGTAAACTCAACCACACAAGAATCCAGTGAGAAATAGAGAAATAATTGAAACTCTAGCATTAAATTGTTTTGAGTGGAAGTGCCTGCTCTGAACTACTAAGTCAAATATATTTTAGTCTCTATACTTTTAATTAGTACAATTAAAACTCATGTTTATTAATTTTCTGCAACTAAAGTTGCATCGGTAACAATTTAACAGTGCTTATGAatttgctaatatatatatattgaaattattGTATGCTAAATGTACAccagtttaaaacataaatacTAGCCTAAATTTTCCTATCCCTTGGGAATCCCTAACCAGACAATAAACAAGTGAGTGTGCTTCCTCACTAGCCATTTCAAACTGCAACCACTAACCACACTAATGTCTCATTTCCATTTTACATATATTTCACAATTGTTGATGGAATCCCACCACAACGAACCATCAAACTAGTTGCTGGTGAGATATTTGAGCTCCCCTTTGCTATCAATGAGAAGCCATAATCACTTCACAGCTAAAACTTCttgttttatttattcatttatgtatttattttccTAAGACAGTCAAATCTTGGTATAATTCATTATGTTCATTGCTTTACAATATTGCGGCATAAATAGCCACTATACATAAATGGAATGCTAAACTTTAGGACTAAAATCTGTCAGCCATTAGAGCATATCTCTAATCTAGGAAACATATTTACAAACAATCTATATACGAAAGTATACCAACTTGCAAAGTCAAAACTTCTAGAAtcttcaacactccccctcaagttggtgcgTAGATGTCGCTCATTCCCACTTTGTTGAGATCATCATGAAATGCTCGACTTGATACAGCCTTGGTGAGTAGATCAGCAAGTTGTTCTTGAGACGAGACATGAGGTGTTTCAATGATCCTTGCTTCTAGTTTCTCCTTGATGAAATGCCAATCAACTTCCACATGTTTGGTTCAATTGTGTTGAATTGGGTTGTGGGCAATATCACAAGCTGCCTTATTATCACAATATAGCTTTATTGGGCTGTCACGCTTAATATTCAGATCTTCTAATAAATTACGGATCCATAATAATTTACATACTGCCTTAGCCATTCCTCTAAACTCAAATTCAGCACTAGATAGAGCAACTACAGCTTGCTTCTTGCTTCACCAAGTGACCAGATTTCCTCCTACAAACATGAAATATCCTATTGTAGACCACCTATCTTTGATTGATCCAACCCAATCTACATCAGTGTATCCTTTGACATCCAAATTAGTCCCCTTTTTAAACATAATCCCTTCCCCTGGAGATGACTTCAAGTAACGCAAAATGTGGGTAACTGCATTCATATGTTCTTCGCTTAGAGAATGCATGAATTGGCTTACGACACTTAGTGCATATGCCAAGTCAGGCCGAGTATGTGCAAGAGACATCAGTCTCAGAACTAATCTTTGATACCTCTCCGTGTTTGTCGGAACTTGATCCAGATATATGTCTAGCTTCAAATTTTCTTCCATAGGAGTGCTAACTGGACTACATGTTGTCATATCAGTATCACTTAGTAAATCTAAGGGATATTTTCGCTGAGATAGAAAGATACCTTCCTTTGATCTTGACACTTCAATACCAAGGAAGTATTTCAATGGACCAAGgtccttcatctcaaattctcgGGCTATGTTGTTCTGCAATGTGCTCCTCTCTTCTGAATCATTTCCTGTTTCTATATCATCAGCATACACAATGAGACAAGTAATCATTCCTTTATTATGCTTCACAAACAAAGTATGATATGAGTTACTCTGCTTGTATCCAAAAGCTTTCATTGACTTTGTAAACCttccaaaccatgctcttggagattgcTTAAGACAGTACAGGGCCTTTTTTAATCTGCAAACATGTTTTCCATCTTTTGACTGCATATTACATCCGAGGGCAACTCCATGTATACTTCTTCTTGAAGGTCTCCATGCaaaaaggcattcttcacatcaaaCTGGTGCAATGGCCAGTCAAGATTCACCGCTAAGGATATAAGAATAAGGACAGTATTGATTTTTGCTACCGGTGCGAATGTCATAATGTAGTCAATTCCATAAGCTTGAGTGTACCGCTTGGCGACTAGTCTAGCTTTGAATCGTTCAATGGTTCCATCTGCTTTGTATTTGATTGTGAAAACCCACCTACATCCAACAGGTTTCTTTCCTTCAGGCAGCTCAACAATTTCCCAAGTTTAGTTCTTTTGAAGTGACTTCATTTCCTCATTCATAGCTTCCTTCCACCTAGGATCTCccagagcttcctgaatgttaGTAGGAATAGATACAGCAGATAATTGGTTCGCAAATGACTCACTTTCCTTTGATAGTCTATGGTAGGATACATAGTTACTCATGGAATACTTAGGAGTGGAACTAAGAACAGGTTCATAGTTAACTCTAGGTATACCTCTAGTGGCTCGATTAGGTAGTACTTTTGGAAGGAACTGAGATTCAGAATGTACTTGGGTTGTTGAAGATTCTAGAAGTTTTGACTTTGCAAGTTGGTATACTTCCGCATATAGATTAATTGTAAATATGTTTCCTAGATTAGAGGTATGCTCTAATGGCTAACAAATTTTAGTCCTAAACTTTAGCATTCCACTTATGTATAGTGGCTATTTATGCCCGCAATATTGTAAAGCAATGAACATAATGAATTATACCAAGATTtgacttggtatcagagcctcccGAAAACCTCCATCCAAACTACCACGAACAACTACTGCACGTTATTCCAACAAGGAGGTGTAGGCACGCCATCGCCACCGAATCGAACCACCTGCAACTCCAAATTGAACCACCTGCAGCTCCGAATCGAACCacctgcatctctctctctctctctctgtaaacTGTAATCACCTTGAACAACCATTGCAGCAAACAACTACCACCATATGGCTCCCGAATCCTCTACTCTCGAACATCAACCCCAGTAATCCATATCCAATCCGAAAATTTTGGCTTTCATCCTGGAGTTGTCCTCACCGAAGTTAACTATGATGTATGGTCCCAAATATTAGAGATGCAAATTGCAGAACGTGAAAAGCTCGAATATATTATGGGTAAAACTAATCCACTAAAGGAAACTGATGCTACCTATGCAAAGTAGTATGCAGAGAATCAAAAGGTCAAGGGTTGGTTGCTAACCTCCATGTCGCTGGAGATAATGAAGCGTTATCTACGACTGCGTACCGCAAGGGAAATTTGGAGTGCTCTTGCCAAAGCATTCTATGATGGATCGAATGAGACACAACTCTTTGCACTAAATCAGCATGCCGTCACCACCAAACAAGCTAGTTGACCTCTGTCAACTTATTATGAT
This genomic stretch from Malania oleifera isolate guangnan ecotype guangnan chromosome 3, ASM2987363v1, whole genome shotgun sequence harbors:
- the LOC131151924 gene encoding gluconokinase isoform X1; this encodes MASNNKGISVVLMGVSGSGKSTIGELLARATNSSFLDADDFHPKSNKEKMGKGIPLLDEDRIPWLETLRDALREKLLSGKVVILGCSALQKKYREILRSADPNYELGKYTSLVKFVLLDVPAKVLAARLEKRAAEGLHFMPAALLQSQIDLLQLDDSEGILRVDGTLSPQEIVSTIQASVF
- the LOC131151924 gene encoding gluconokinase isoform X2 yields the protein MLMTFILNQIKTEKMGKGIPLLDEDRIPWLETLRDALREKLLSGKVVILGCSALQKKYREILRSADPNYELGKYTSLVKFVLLDVPAKVLAARLEKRAAEGLHFMPAALLQSQIDLLQLDDSEGILRVDGTLSPQEIVSTIQASVF